In Lytechinus variegatus isolate NC3 chromosome 6, Lvar_3.0, whole genome shotgun sequence, the DNA window GGGTTTTTAAATGAAGGGGCAAGGAATTGAACATTGATATTGAGGAAATAATGAATGAGCATTTATAGTATTCAGTATTGCATTTTGGGACATCAAGTAGTAGATTGGAGGCGGATCTTGTGTTTACGTTATGTTTTTCGGATactaatttaaaattttcattaaaaaagtcggaagataaattatttaagctcttaaatataaatatacatcgaAAATACATTACTCTTTGGGGATAGGAGAACCATTCAAGTGTTTTAAATAACTGATCAGAGGGGTGAGGACGTTTGCTTTGAGTATTATTCTGGCAGCACGTTTCTGaagttttattatttgatttgtttgtgtgATAAATCTTAAACCCCATACCTCACAACAATAGTCAATTTGACTTTGGATTAAACAGTTATAGATTAGTTTAGCAGTGGTAACATCAATGAATGGATTAGCCCTTTTCAGTATGGCGAGAGCAGCACATACTTTTTTACTAACGTGTTCTACATGATCATGCCAAAGAAGTTTATCGTCTATTATGACACCTAAACACTTAGTGGAGTGAaccttatttattactttacCATCAAACGTGATAGAGatatctgaatctgaattattatatttgttcATTCTTTGTCTTGATCCCAGAATCATCATATTTGTCTTTTCAACATTGAgaatcaatttatttaattttaaccATTGGTTTAAAGCATTTACATCTTCTTGTAAAGCCAATTTCATACTTTctaagtattgttatctttgatttagattttgactttattttcatgtatgatgtgatgaattatgttattctttatgttttcatcaggtcattgatgaaaaacagtaggggaaggcggggtaaattgagcataggggcaagttgagccaccagccccagaccaataatgaatgagtcagacattgtggtggtgtcatgtattgatgacccatagcataaccgctaaccccaccacattgttttcaactttgaaacaaaacgtcgttttttagagggaaaaacatgaattttagccaaaaaaagtaaaaaagagtgtgaaatagataagtgctttataaacacacacgtctttgaatataataaagacgtgataacaacattattagtccaggtatggatcttcattcttgtcatagtcttttatatgatggatgcataataaatgtgtggatacaaaattatcgcactaagttcggactggggtaagttgagccaaacagcatggggaaagttgagccatggtaattcctatggtaatgtatcttaaaaaacaaacaaaccataaaaatcgattaaaatgctggctgaaaggagcaaatttacatgactgctcttttccttttgaaggatgttagtatttatagagaattagcaagtgaaaagactttaataaaaaattgacatgctggttctcccctcatacattttgtacatagtttttgtggctcaacttaccccagaaggtggctcaaacttaccccatatatggggcaagttgagccatttgacatcgtttttttcaaaggtcacgatgactttcagtgtggggatagaaagttatatataggtggaaaatatttcagaagaattaaatttcaaggcaaggtacttatttcgacgagattattaatcatatcaattctaacatgcaaaaagcaaaaactgtcacaacttaccccgccttcccctactgatcttttgtacctgattaaatatgttgtaataaataaatatatatgtatatataaacatgtatatattgaaaGAAAAGGTTTTCTAAAATCTCCCCTTAATAGGCCttcttcccctttacaatgaatTTTCCTTAAGATACCTCTTTTCAGACATAATTATGTCCCAAGTTGAAAGGGATGCGATTTTAGCATTTGACCTGGGCGCCGTTTTCCTAGATACGCTACTGTATTTTGCATAATCAATAATTACACTTAACAAGTAAAGGAGAAGAATAATAGACACCAGTTTGTTATCCAACTTGTCCGATGACCCAAATAACAAATGCCTTGTTTACATTTGGTACGACCATGGTATAGGATTGGTCATTCTACGATTTAGGCGACGTAGACGTTGTATTTGTTCCTCCATACCCAACACATAAAATTGTGCGATGGTCGTATATAACTAGCccgtagccccccccccccgcccactGGGGTTTAACAATTTCCACTATAGATTCACACTGCTGacccattttgatgaaacaaataattGTGACCTGTATTGAGGGCGTGTTCTGCTACAGTTGAATGGGATGTATAGATCAATCCGAGAgatcttttattttccttcaattAAGTCGTTCAATCAGACTTCTGCCCGTTTCTTCAACATAACATTGTCACAGTCTGTGCGGGTGGTCTTGTAGACAATACCTTGTAACTTAGTCTTTTGGATGGACTATTCTGCTTCTGAAAGTGTTTGAGCTTTTGAAAGCAACAGTAATATCCTTGTCGGTCgccccccccttattggcgaaagctggctCCGCCCCTtacagaaccccccccccccgtgcccccggaaaaaaaaacttgctagACCACTGCCTCCCTGCAGAGGAGTTACGATACTGGCAAAACGAAATTTGTACCCCTTCTGCTTTCAGCAGCTGATTTTCCAATTTTTAacgcccgaattcacaaaggtggttttgaaaacccacggtttatgcagatttcctgtatgaattacgcttaatttagagctattttattcatgagtcctctgtttttattcatgagtccactcttcaaacagtggactcatgaataaaatagcgtatctaaccatggtaacaggcgtcaatgacaatgacaatgacatttATTCCCATGTCACCCATAGAGTGGGTATTGGAGAAACAAttatataaatgtacaaaatCTTAAATAGTATTTCATCACATCTAATTTAGAGATGTGATGAAATAGGCGTCAATGAAataggcgtcaatttggcgcactgtgacaaaagcgcccatcagcattggacatgttttatacacgcgcccgatacgcgctaaattaagcgtaatttatacatgaaatctgcataaaccatggattcaaccgtggatTGGAtattccaggctgaaaatattagtATCTCTGTCAATGAAGTAAAATttagagcaaaatgctgaaaatattattaagtcggataacaaataacaaagttattgaattttaaagatttgcattattccggtaaaACAGTTTCAGGCAtgtatttatgaatattcattaggtggaccgatgatgtcatatcccacttgttcttttggattttattataggaaattaggtttattcagaatttttctttcaagaactaaaacaattggactgacaactgattaagtgcattagttatttattgccgcaacttattttatcacaatggcgacacatcatttacacatgtatgaaaagaaatgaaacattcatgatttcttgcagtaacataagaaaagggaaagtggagatgtgacatcatcagccaacctaatgaatattcatgacgatgtgcatactACTGTTTTcgcaaaatattgataaattcaaaattcaataacttcgttatttgttatcagatattgatgaaattttcagcattttgcattttactctatttatttagatataaatattttcagctcggaccatccctttaagtttcACCTCCTCAAGATGTGCACCCCCGCAGTTCTACCCTACCTCACACCAGGATGTGCACCTCCCCATGCTCACCAGCCTACGCCCTTGGCCTGTATACAAGTTCCACAAAAGGTATTCATGAAAACGGTGACATTGAACAAAGACCCGTCATAAATACAGCTTGACTGTGGTTTAACAAAAAAGGGGGAGTCCCTTTGTCTGGTGGTTAGGTATGACTGATCAATGAACAGCGTGGCTGGGGCTATTCATTCGTATTTAACCAAAAATCAgttcatgaaatcattgttcGTTAACGCATATTCCGGCATCTCTTTACTTCGTTTCCTCTCTATGCATATTGGTCTCGAGTTGGTATGAGCAGACCCAGCAGATCGACTTCGAGGAAATCTTCTCTTCAGGCCTCCCAATCTAGTAAATCAATATGCTGTCCAAAAAGATAGCAGTGATTTACATCGTTCTTGCTAACACGGTGTTggcatttttctatttattcggGCCAACAATTTTGCAACTGCATAGTCCGCTCGAATCTCGTTCGAAAACGAAAGATGATACGACTACTGCATTAGACCGCCATGTTACTACTACACAGAGCATACCAGATAATGTTGGTGACAAAGTCAAAGGAAACCCTGCCTCGATCCAAGAACCTTCCTCTAGAAAGGCAATTGGTTGgagaaataaatttcattggGAGTCCAAAATAGACCAGCATGACTATCGCGTCCTCATTAACCCTCGGAATAAATGCAAGCAGTCGGAAAATATAACTTTGCTTATCCTCGTCAAGACAAGAGTGAGTAGCATAAGAGAGAGGAATATGATCAGAGATACGTATGGTCAGGGGATAGTGAAGTATAATGTGTCTGCAACTATTATATTTCTACTTGGAAGAGATAGTACACATACTTCAATTGCACAGGTTGATCTCCAGAAGGAGGCTGATCTACACGGAGATATTCTTCAAGAGGACTTCATAGATACCTACTACAATCTAACTATCAAACTTATTATGGGTTTCAAATGGGCATCGACATCCTGCAGTAATGCTTACTTTGTAATGTCAACAGATGATGATTGTATCGTCGACGTCGTTAACCTTGTCAATGATCTCGAATCAACCACATCTTCGACGTTTATTTCGAAGTTTGCCCTGGCCGAGCAAGCTATCAACTGGGTTCCGCAGCGCGATCCTGGTTCTAAGTGGTACACTCCACGGGAATTGTATTCGGGTGATCGCTGGTTACCTTTTCCTCGAGGATACGGTTATGTTGTTTCCAGAGAGGTGGCTCACCTTCTTTACCAAGCTTCTCAGAAGATTGCTCCTCCTGCACCCTGGGATGATGTCTACTGTGGTATACTCTTACATTCATTGGGAATAGAGATGCAAGATATCAAAGTTTGGTTTAAGACCAAGCGTACACATGCACCATCAAGAGCACCATTGAAGGTTCAGGGCCACTATGTGATTGGGGGAAATGGAAAtacaatgaacatgatgaacacATGGAAGGCAGTTGAAAATAGGTACCAGAAATAAAAAcgaagataataatgatgatgatttccCGGGAGTTTCCTGATTCAAGAAATATGTGCTACATATACTATCAAACTTTATTGTACCCAGTTGCTGAGTTAACTCTTTTAGccgaaatatttgaaaagtcaTTTTCGCAAAATAGTAATGTTGACCGGAGTATCAAGCTCATCGACGCGCTTAACACCTTGATGTCATCATCATTAGCAGTCTCACCTGCAGTGCACCGACCAACACCGCCACCGTGACCAACGTATTGATCAAGTGCTTTCTTGAAAAACCTGCCTTTTTACCAAGGCTCTGGAACAAAGCTAATCTTGTTCACTTCCTGGTTGATTTTATATTCCATCTTGCCTTTCTCTCCCGCAAAACTGGATATTAACTGGAAAAGCCATATAGAATTTAGATTTTTATCGAGTTTTTACAGTCATTTCAATAAGAAGTGTTacaaaaaatggaatatatGATTATCATACAGTAGGAATAACAAATGTGAAGGTAGGGGCCTACTGGGTTATCCCCTtaaaataaataggcctacatttaaaaGTACACAAGCACGTATACAGTTAAACACTAAAAAAGCAAATTTTGTATAACTATTTTATTCTTATCATAATCGCCATCTTCGTTTTCAGTATTATCGGTATTTCTGTTTATATCATAATCTGTCATTATTGATGGTGTAGGCCTATTTGTAATGGAAATTACGATTTACATTGCCTCACTAAACACGTTAAAAATTAAACGCAGAATATCGATTTTAACCGCTTAAGAGCTAtgatttcaaaagtattttcatttggtAGATAAAGTACTTTATCATATAGTATTTAGATTTATCATTGTGTACAGATTTTGTTGAATCCAGTATGCGAACGCATAATTCGAACAGTCACAATTGGACCTTTTGTACCAAAGAATTCAACATTCCTGTTATTAGAATGAGTAAggaaatgtattcattcatgAACAAAGTTGAGTCAGTTTAAACTTTGCTTAACAGTACgtaatccaaatgaaatgtattttgaatttatgCGAAAATGTGATCAGACCACGCTTGACTTAACTGTTTGCTGAATACAATTGGCACGGATTTTATTTTCTCCAGTTTTGTGTGTAAGAATGGCTTGGTTTTCGGATGCTGCTGTAGctgagtaattttttttgtcacgtTCATGGTCGCTTGATAATGCCCATTGTATGATGTGTTTTTGAAAGTcataataccttggtcacatttgttctatggcggccgtacggcgagtcgaaaacagccgttttaacatttttttgtaccagctatatacatgatatattggtggtttgaataaaaatgaataaaacgactgctttcgactcgccgtacggccgccgtagagcaaattcGACCAAGGTATTAAGGCTGATTTTGAACAACCGAtctggggtgtttcacaaaatatggtaactttgtcatttgGTAAGAACAATGGTGGCACAGCCCAGCAACCAATCACAACTCAAGGCTTCCATGGTGGTTACTgcaatggcaaagttaccatagttgtaCGTCTTTTTGAAACCGGGTCCGAGTTTCCATTAACTTCACTCttcgaaaaaaaatccaaggAAATTGAATCTGTATCTCTTGTCTTCCAGAATTATTCTATTTACTCATGAGCAAATAGTTATAAGAATCTGCTCTTTCACTTTCTGGTggattaatataataataataatgataaattatattagccctttgaatttgaaatggCAGTTAATTATTATGTGTTGTATAAGGAAACTTGGCCCTCGTTTCATGGAAGGGGTAGACTCTAATTGTTTGCAATCTTGATTTAATTCATATCGATATCTATGATTCATAAATGCGCTTctgaaattatttatattactctatgacataattatattttgtaaacaattgaAAGTTTcgcatgaataaataatttcagACGTTATAAGTTCACAAACTTCGAATTcttagggttttttttaaagatgtgtTTTCAGACGCAAAAAGAGGTCCTATCCTATTTCCATGCCTTTGACATATAGGAGAAACCACGTTTTAGGGCTGATCAAACTTTGTTTACAATAGTAtcaaaagatatttttcattaccAAGGCTGTCTGAAAATCGGAGACCACTAATTAAATGACCGACAACGCCGTCCTTCATTGTAGATCGGACGTTTTTACCGGCGCACAGTAGGCcagaatgagttgaaagtgcgccaaaattatattccatcatgtaaaggcatggtcataccgcccgagcgttgttggagcggtcatggagcggagagaaaaaaaatcatcaccgctcgctaccgtttaccattttcgatttcgattgtttttttgttttcgatttttgtttctgatttttccccaattttgagagcgacattcgaccctctttccctaccgctccacgaccgctccaacaacgctcgggtggtgtgaccaggg includes these proteins:
- the LOC121416868 gene encoding beta-1,3-galactosyltransferase 5-like, with product MLSKKIAVIYIVLANTVLAFFYLFGPTILQLHSPLESRSKTKDDTTTALDRHVTTTQSIPDNVGDKVKGNPASIQEPSSRKAIGWRNKFHWESKIDQHDYRVLINPRNKCKQSENITLLILVKTRVSSIRERNMIRDTYGQGIVKYNVSATIIFLLGRDSTHTSIAQVDLQKEADLHGDILQEDFIDTYYNLTIKLIMGFKWASTSCSNAYFVMSTDDDCIVDVVNLVNDLESTTSSTFISKFALAEQAINWVPQRDPGSKWYTPRELYSGDRWLPFPRGYGYVVSREVAHLLYQASQKIAPPAPWDDVYCGILLHSLGIEMQDIKVWFKTKRTHAPSRAPLKVQGHYVIGGNGNTMNMMNTWKAVENRYQK